In a single window of the Sylvia atricapilla isolate bSylAtr1 chromosome 20, bSylAtr1.pri, whole genome shotgun sequence genome:
- the PIGW gene encoding phosphatidylinositol-glycan biosynthesis class W protein: MSQKQLKEAFISNLNGTSLLEISAGLSLPPLCLLCRGLLLILHYLHHGKPVSSSKYSLLLDFLVLVSPLLFSCTVLSPIIFFIPFILAAFCAGIFSRIYSQRKRESRVPFGQIVAEFQKARLEPGSIPAITVFRVYVNVLTSISILAVDFPQYPRRYAKTETYGTGVMDLGVGAFIFGNALVCPEVRLQPHRTQPRFSSLARQVFSVWPLISLGVGRLLSVKSIEYHEHTSEYGLHWNFFFTLALVRLAASLLLAVFPRHKAWLVAVALAVLYQLLLSTTSLKTFILHGSDGRDSRLGFLDANREGLLSLFGYLAVYLASVQVGLWLLQPRSSVRGWLEALRGLALALVALGLLLQLCQMCTEPVSRRMANLPFCTWVLAHCLLLLGLFLLADLALLFTKLLVKGASVPCCWEVVQPPDARRKHGEEVVQGGRQGKLSQPCLISAINRNQLLFFLLANVMTGAVNILIDTIHSKAAFTLCILHLYMFLNCLIMYILHARNIVLKFW; the protein is encoded by the coding sequence TGGAAATTTCCGCAGGCTTGTCCCTGCCTCCgctgtgcctgctctgcagGGGGCTTCTCCTGATCCTGCACTACCTGCACCACGGAAAACCTGTGAGCTCGAGCAAGTACAGCCTGCTGCTAGACTTCCTGGTGCTGGTGTCTCCTCTCCTGTTCTCCTGCACCGTCCTGTCTCCAATCATCTTTTTCATCCCGTTTATCCTCGCTGCCTTCTGTGCCGGAATATTTTCCAGGATATACAGCCAGAGAAAACGGGAATCCAGGGTGCCCTTTGGGCAGATTGTAGCAGAATTCCAGAAGGCACGCTTGGAGCCTGGGAGCATTCCAGCAATCACCGTGTTCCGTGTGTATGTCAACGTGCTGACATCCATCAGCATCCTGGCCGTGGATTTCCCGCAGTACCCCCGGCGATACGCCAAAACCGAGACCTACGGCACGGGGGTCATGGATTTGGGGGTGGGAGCCTTCATCTTTGGGAACGCCCTCGTTTGCCCCGAGGTTCGGCTGCAGCCTcacaggacacagcccaggttctccagcctggccaggcaGGTGTTTTCCGTCTGGCCGCTCATCTCCCTCGGCGTTGGGCGGCTGCTGAGCGTCAAATCCATCGAGTACCACGAGCACACCTCGGAGTACGGGCTGCACTGGAACTTCTTCTTCACCCTGGCCCTGGTGAGACTGGCAGCATCTCTGCTTTTAGCCGTATTCCCCAGACACAAGGCTTGGCTGGTGGCTGTAGCTCTGGCTGTGCTTTaccagctcctcctcagcacCACCTCTCTGAAGACGTTCATCCTGCACGGCAGCGACGGCAGAGACTCCCGCCTCGGCTTCCTGGATGCCAACAGGGAAGGGCTGCTGTCCCTCTTTGGCTACCTGGCCGTTTACCTGGCCAGTGTGCAggtggggctgtggctgctgcagcccaggagctcaGTGAGGGGCTGGCTGGAAGCCCTCAGGGGGCTGGCTCTGGCCCTCGTGGCGCTGGGGctgttgctgcagctgtgccagatgTGCACGGAGCCCGTGTCCCGCCGCATGGCCAACCTGCCCTTCTGCACCTGGGTGCTGGcccactgcctgctgctgctgggcttgtTCCTGCTCGCTGACCTCGCCCTGCTGTTCACAAAGCTGCTGGTGAAGGGGGCCAGcgtgccctgctgctgggaggttGTGCAGCCCCCTGATGCCAGGAGAAAGCACGGGGAGGAGGTCGTGCAGGGGGGAAGGCAAGGCAAGCTGTCACAGCCATGCCTCATTAGTGCTATTAACAGAAATCAgttgctgtttttcttgctgGCCAATGTTATGACTGGTGCCGTGAACATCCTGATAGACACCATCCACAGCAAGGCTGCCTTTACATTGTGCATACTGCACTTGTACATGTTTTTGAACTGTTTGATTATGTATATATTGCATGCCAGAAATATAGTATTAAAGTTTTGGTGA